A section of the Schistocerca gregaria isolate iqSchGreg1 unplaced genomic scaffold, iqSchGreg1.2 ptg000949l, whole genome shotgun sequence genome encodes:
- the LOC126325946 gene encoding DENN domain-containing protein 4C-like isoform X3, with product MGEVSSIPKGNTYTLGAALSPACFGSSLYEYFVVVGVPDFFSDFVEGLNVLEPKILYTYPDDQRQNVDPNVCSFAFPDGVAVRYSSVSKWNSNEVLSILFASSAILEEPNHSFVFVMTTECLMYGVCVYTDELMNDPGIIIPPSQNSSTTGESSRHLFRNEMAHHRPVALSTTEKRRQQKQIKQNVVKFASSRRCYIFVSRFPFFQLHFSVLYSLLARDRLYRQSQLESSANYGENNIDVASGLIRQTLEAYRRQEIAKMGSTLSFSIPGEIRTIQFVCPPPDDVSSLSDWCVACLLRVLSVPNIMTYFNAMVLDQRIALVCHNLGILSAVALSLIPLLRPFVWQGAFIPILPSNMRDILDAPCPLVVGMTHLPSNRNMNDFVVINIDQKSVILPKTTPKSILPFNSISWTVSQLIPLPESQNLVVGLEQLVKSLGSRPANSDVPTPCPGARVNIQEPAPSSNQASNSSGRKKKQPSEINYDIFECTCHLNVLKENPLKTTAAQLASVKSAAKLFNFYLEDLTNMIRDVTIYNQLELTEENFGEQSEKLVSLFPRHYRKFVAALFQTQSFNFYIKDLLAKIQDKNLEDKLLLEKINKLLQIEAEERTALKARLERCFEKDSRYDKILTQLHACTRRISVLDNQKDLLRKNPFLRDSNAYHSLTLKGTSSVYPDLKLNAKSATYRNATWDAPLRNSENSKSRLKDGVSSIKK from the exons ATGGGAGAGGTTTCTTCAATTCCTAAAGG AAATACCTATACACTGGGCGCGGCTCTGAGTCCCGCCTGCTTCGGCAGTAGTTTGTACGAGTACTTCGTGGTAGTTGGTGTACCGGATTTTTTTTCGGACTTTGTGGAAGGTCTCAACGTACTGGAACCGAAAATTCTCTACACTTACCCCGACGACCAGCGCCAGAACGTGGATCCGAACGTCTGTTCTTTCGCCTTCCCGGACGGCGTTGCTGTCCGATATAGCTCGGTCTCGAAATGGAATTCGAATGaggttttatccattttgtttgcgAGTTCGGCAATCCTGGAAGAGCCGAATCATTCTTTTGTTTTCGTGATGACGACCGAGTGTCTCATGTATGGCGTGTGCGTTTACACCGACGAGCTGATGAACGATCCTGGTATAATCATTCCACCGtcgcagaactcatctactacgggCGAATCGAGTCGACATTTGTTTAGGAACGAAATGGCCCACCACCGGCCGGTCGCGTTGTCGACTACCGAAAAGAGGCGACAACAAAAACAGATCAAGCAAAATGTGGTCAAGTTCGCGTCGAGCAGACGATGCTATATATTCGTGAGTCGATTTCCGTTTTTTCAGCTTCATTTTTCGGTTTTGTACTCCTTACTGGCCAGAGATCGATTGTATCGCCAATCCCAACTCGAATCTTCCGCGAACTACGGCGAAAACAACATTGACGTGGCGAGCGGCCTCATTCGCCAGACCCTGGAAGCATATCGCCGCCAAGAAATAGCCAAAATGGGATCTACGTTATCGTTTTCCATCCCTGGAGAAATCCGGACTATTCAATTCGTCTGTCCGCCCCCAGATGATGTCTCCAGCTTGTCGGACTGGTGCGTGGCGTGCCTTTTGAGGGTGCTATCTGTGCCCAACATAATGACGTACTTCAATGCCATGGTATTAGATCAGCGCATCGCGTTGGTATGCCATAATTTGGGCATTTTGTCCGCCGTAGCACTTTCGCTGATTCCCTTGCTTCGCCCATTTGTCTGGCAAGGCGCCTTTATCCCAATTTTGCCATCAAACATGCGTGACATTCTCGACGCGCCCTGTCCCCTTGTCGTAGGAATGACGCATCTGCCTAGTAACCGAAACATGAACGATTTTGTGGTAATCAATATAGACCAAAAATCAGTGATTCTTCCTAAAACGACGCCAAAATCGATTCTTCCGTTCAATAGCATCTCGTGGACCGTATCGCAACTCATACCTCTACCGGAATCGCAGAATCTAGTGGTTGGCTTGGAGCAGCTGGTAAAAAGTTTGGGCTCTCGACCAGCGAATTCAGACGTCCCAACCCCTTGTCCCGGCGCGAGAGTAAACATACAAGAGCCGGCACCGTCCAGCAACCAGGCATCTAACTCTTCTGGCCGCAAAAAAAAACAGCCCAGCGAAATCAACTACGACATATTCGAGTGTACCTGTCATTTAAACGTGCTGAAGGAAAATCCGCTGAAAACAACGGCGGCTCAGCTGGCGTCTGTTAAGTCCGCCGCCAAGCTGTTTAACTTCTACCTTGAGGATCTGACAAACATGATTCGAGATGTGACAATCTACAACCAGCTGGAGCTAACAGAAGAGAATTTTGGAGAGCAGTCAGAAAAACTGGTCTCCCTCTTCCCTCGACACTACCGCAAGTTCGTTGCGGCGCTGTTTCAAACGCAAAGCTTCAACTTTTATATCAAGGACCTGCTGGCCAAAATCCAAGACAAAAACCTTGAAGACAAGCTTTTGCTCGAAAAAATCAACAAATTGCTGCAAATAGAGGCCGAGGAACGTACGGCCCTAAAGGCGCGTCTCGAGCGCTGCTTCGAAAAAGATTCTCGATATGACAAAATTCTGACTCAGTTGCACGCGTGCACAAGGCGTATTTCCGTGCTTGATAACCAGAAGGACCTACTTAGAAAAAATCCCTTTTTACGCGATTCTAACGCTTACCACTCGCTAACCCTCAAGGGTACAAGTTCTGTCTATCCTGATTTGAAGCTCAACGCAAagtccgccacctatcggaacgcaACCTGGGATGCGCCGCTGAGAAATTCAGAAAATTCAAAGTCTCGGCTCAAAGACGGCGTCAGCAGTATCAAAAAGTAA
- the LOC126325935 gene encoding protein SHQ1 homolog, whose product MRVWFCTSSASLGYGFLGRYRGYFKDFCTSSENEYKWWLLEAIDNPDPEGLTVQQRHELRIEKENLEFDVDHYLADLFEPNEEFKSVMEYETVWNVEWRRRKARGTKGLGSDQSSTGGRDRDAMRVESGSEGVFATDTAGMESSDARREVSVDSAVGGRHTESADGVRALDEGAASTRGGGGGAGIRSGDVTGRGSQIDDSSSVNDNTIISIGTTSGRNEDTGAGLKNRGSVESGDVGGVGTASAGPLGAEGQHSSGPAHNGDTTPAPFSSLFSKSSTYAQLLRGLPRREYLYTPAEEWACFLSLIDLVFVYAFNHRICEGENSTESYWNVAKLSATLSWFDLHYTVQQVLVSSYRRALCYPLYRSWVLCQKVCRDVIQIFSLGRCALMCCLLELKRLCDMAELGGRYLTQLYLDDYAVWIQKAEPRKIKAITRMIKQTYRTVSKEDLGFELREMERMAQANKEMQE is encoded by the coding sequence ATGAGGGTTTGGTTCTGCACTTCTTCCGCCTCGCTTGGCTATGGGTTTTTGGGCAGGTATCGCGGCTATTTTAAGGATTTTTGCACGTCTTCTGAGAACGAATACAAGTGGTGGCTGTTGGAGGCCATAGACAATCCGGACCCGGAGGGCCTGACCGTTCAACAGAGACACGAGCTTCGAATCGAGAAGGAGAATCTGGAGTTCGACGTGGATCACTATCTGGCCGATCTCTTCGAGCCAAACGAGGAGTTCAAGAGCGTCATGGAGTACGAGACCGTGTGGAACGTTGAGTGGAGGCGCAGAAAGGCTAGGGGAACGAAGGGTCTGGGGAGCGACCAGAGTTCGACGGGCGGACGCGACAGAGACGCGATGAGAGTCGAAAGTGGGAGCGAGGGCGTTTTTGCCACCGATACGGCGGGAATGGAAAGCAGCGACGCGAGGCGCGAGGTGAGCGTCGACAGCGCGGTGGGCGGCCGCCATACCGAGTCGGCTGATGGCGTCCGCGCGTTGGACGAGGGCGCGGCGAGCACTCGCGGTGGCGGTGGTGGTGCGGGTATTCGGAGCGGCGACGTCACAGGGAGAGGAAGCCAAATCGATGACAGTTCTTCTGTAAATGACAACACAATTATCAGTATTGGTACAACAAGCGGGCGGAATGAAGACACGGGCGCGGGCCTGAAAAATAGGGGCAGCGTCGAGAGCGGTGACGTTGGCGGCGTAGGTACTGCGAGCGCCGGTCCGCTCGGCGCGGAGGGCCAGCATTCTTCGGGACCTGCACACAACGGCGACACGACGCCGGCGCCCTTCAGTTCGCTGTTTTCGAAGAGCTCGACTTACGCGCAGCTCTTGCGCGGTCTTCCGCGACGAGAGTACCTATACACGCCCGCGGAGGAATGGGCGTGTTTCTTGTCATTGATCGACTTGGTCTTTGTGTACGCGTTCAACCACCGAATATGCGAGGGAGAAAATTCGACAGAATCGTACTGGAACGTGGCGAAGCTCAGCGCGACGCTGTCGTGGTTTGACTTACATTACACAGTTCAGCAGGTGCTCGTGAGCAGCTACCGGCGCGCGTTGTGCTATCCACTGTACAGAAGCTGGGTGCTGTGTCAGAAGGTGTGCAGAGATGTCATACAGATATTTTCGCTTGGCAGGTGTGCGCTGATGTGTTGCTTGTTGGAATTGAAGCGTTTGTGCGACATGGCGGAGCTGGGCGGTAGGTACTTGACGCAGTTGTACCTGGACGACTACGCGGTGTGGATTCAGAAGGCAGAGCCACGCAAGATCAAGGCGATTACGCGGATGATCAAGCAGACTTACCGGACCGTGTCCAAGGAGGACTTGGGGTTCGAGTTGCGGGAGATGGAGCGGATGGCGCAGGCAAACAAAGAGATGCAGGAATGA
- the LOC126325907 gene encoding ras guanine nucleotide exchange factor A-like, whose product MSHTIGDSIDSSADTSENYSSGASKDGHSEDDSKTGAALSELDSVTSASRSRSKGFSISRGSLKIAGRHKLSQKVSSNSKETGEKASKPEVKQDASKLLAHQSSPRDLGSRSDTQVSKLLDLVDKETYIMNESEESGSQELHAATLETLIFLLPFFKTQEIKAFLYTYRAVCTPTKLLSLICEAWETCDQNLADSNTLQAYRLRTFNVLRTWVMMYTQDFDADMFCRLRQFVASIPSSQYSESTKNYMMEKIDQRFSAWKQDKSYRKESDAVFEVLKAFGKRGVTNEHSHSITSRVLRQSAEAGQRSVGKDVQLAPLASYNRMGGAGQNRELDIKTRNSMAATYSSATKTQTLGGTLSQPLEKQDVPLSKKQRHPRSGSNSAPLKSRLSLGSSSSKKATIVDKKPHIMSYLEDLVTAISPKSFAEQLTLVNHSVYKCITPSECINQAWARENGRYHALHILRCIDLFNILSVWVTNLVISIPSVDQRAVALNWVIKLGFHLHELRNYHSLTAVIAACESAPIARLKKTWSAVEPSSIKMLESFKQTINSEGSFKKLRQLMKTGAMPIMPYIGIYLGDLTFIEDGNPEIIDHNGKPFVNFTKMKLLARVIDDIVLYQMEDYKIEYDPHVISLLEDEFSMEFPSDKELYEKSLRHEPREE is encoded by the coding sequence ATGTCTCATACGATTGGCGACTCTATAGATAGCTCCGCAGACACATCTGAGAATTACAGCTCGGGTGCTTCCAAGGACGGTCACAGTGAAGACGATTCGAAAACTGGTGCCGCGTTGAGCGAATTAGATAGCGTTACATCTGCGTCCAGGTCTAGGTCTAAGGGCTTTTCGATATCAAGGGGTTCGCTGAAGATAGCCGGTCGTCATAAATTGAGCCAAAAGGTGTCGTCGAACAGCAAGGAGACGGGTGAGAAAGCTTCTAAGCCTGAAGTTAAACAGGATGCTTCCAAGTTGCTCGCTCATCAGAGTAGCCCGAGGGACCTAGGGAGTCGATCTGATACACAGGTTTcgaagttgctggatttggtgGACAAGGAGACTTATATCATGAATGAGTCCGAGGAGTCCGGCTCGCAGGAATTGCACGCTGCCACGCTGGAAACGCTTATATTTTTGTTGCCGTTTTTTAAGACACAAGAGATCAAGGCATTTTTGTATACATATCGCGCCGTGTGTACCCCTACAAAGCTGCTGAGTCTTATTTGCGAGGCGTGGGAGACGTGCGATCAGAACCTCGCCGACTCAAACACGCTTCAGGCGTACCGTCTGAGGACATTTAACGTACTTAGAACGTGGGTGATGATGTACACACAAGATTTTGATGCAGACATGTTTTGCCGTTTGCGCCAGTTTGTTGCATCCATTCCGTCTAGCCAATATTCGGAAAGCACAAAAAACTACATGATGGAGAAGATTGACCAGAGGTTCAGTGCCTGGAAGCAAGACAAATCTTACAGGAAGGAATCAGATGCAGTTTTTGAAGTATTGAAGGCGTTTGGCAAGAGAGGTGTGACGAACGAACACAGCCACTCTATTACAAGCCGCGTGCTTCGACAGAGTGCGGAGGCCGGCCAGCGTTCCGTGGGTAAGGACGTACAATTGGCGCCGTTGGCGTCTTACAATAGAATGGGCGGTGCGGGACAGAATCGAGAATTGGACATCAAAACAAGAAATAGCATGGCAGCGACCTATTCTTCTGCGACCAAGACGCAGACCCTTGGCGGAACCCTGTCGCAGCCGCTCGAGAAACAAGATGTTCCGTTGTCGAAGAAACAAAGGCATCCCAGGAGTGGTTCAAACAGTGCACCTCTGAAATCGCGCCTGTCACTTGGCTCCTCGTCGAGCAAGAAGGCGACGATCGTCGACAAGAAGCCGCATATCATGTCGTACTTGGAGGACTTGGTGACGGCGATATCTCCAAAATCTTTTGCTGAACAACTCACTCTAGTTAACCACAGCGTGTACAAATGTATCACTCCCAGCGAATGCATCAATCAGGCGTGGGCACGCGAGAATGGGAGATATCACGCTTTACACATACTTCGTTGCATTGATCTGTTTAACATCTTGTCGGTTTGGGTGACCAACCTTGTCATTTCCATTCCGTCCGTGGATCAACGCGCTGTGGCGCTTAATTGGGTTATCAAGTTGGGGTTCCATTTGCACGAGCTACGTAACTACCACTCGCTGACTGCCGTGATCGCGGCGTGCGAGTCCGCACCTATCGCGCGTTTGAAGAAGACCTGGTCGGCTGTCGAACCCTCGAGCATAAAAATGCTGGAATCGTTCAAGCAGACGATCAATTCCGAAGGCAGCTTCAAGAAGCTACGTCAACTGATGAAAACGGGAGCGATGCCTATAATGCCCTACATTGGTATCTACCTAGGGGATCTGACCTTTATTGAAGACGGAAATCCTGAGATAATAGACCACAACGGCAAACCCTTTGTAAATTTTACGAAAATGAAGCTGCTTGCCAGAGTCATTGACGATATTGTACTTTACCAAATGGAAGACTATAAGATAGAGTATGACCCTCACGTCATATCGCTGCTGGAAGACGAATTTAGCATGGAGTTTCCATCTGACAAAGAGCTATACGAGAAATCACTTCGACATGAGCCGCGAGAAGAATGA
- the LOC126325947 gene encoding uncharacterized protein LOC126325947, which yields MPKGKKWIDPKYCVRYELVDVPIGELSSADGAPKKALKLVRDQRPKSWKKKSSLNVGALLGPDEVAEATLSLEESLARTFLEDRTCIGEDDYDYEQHLIEGGKDPNAIFLSRDGVVSRVGDLMKGVIGSESNTVSVDLGRLSEVSASGVNFLNNESCGEEIDREVLDLLESDEENGEVEEEVTMLDENLSVSIQKVHAGLDDDFVQQANRSTKTDFDDECPDLTTSFKSFHTPQNESSLDDLDDIDDPTWNPDLAEHNRLQAMTEFQRLTHQKGYSTASSATLVHSNRTPSSTCLRAATAPDAAPTSSLPIEKKIAQNRFLSTLADYENSQSSEEILGLQDISVYERELDDFLSQATLLGLKPETQQKGPRSRRIDNSRPAPPPDDRHMRQTHQEGGTSVLAKESANDEENNNITSDNCLSGDAAMDSSSGTMTDDSNHTTAPDDDGQGDDAYLTNSCCYERSSDSDSLSDDLRVDHGPPPHCDPANTDNPPDVEYVEWTDLGENSSLAPRLVDVTQYLSHRFSLSRQGIPKYVLEHGRKKKRQQRKIQLKQIMESVLEFDSSSKGTNMGVARPKGEDPNDRKLRKKNCKSERRKRREEKKVLKQSYKSEEMKQKKLSQHPQVGVTVLTL from the exons ATG CCAAAGGGCAAAAAATGGATAGATCCTAAATACTGCGTGAGGTACGAACTGGTAGACGTGCCCATCGGGGAACTCAGCTCGGCGGATGGTGCGCCCAAAAAAGCGTTGAAGCTTGTCAGAGATCAGAGGCCCAAAAGCTGGAAAAAAAAGAGTTCGTTGAAT GTGGGCGCGTTGCTTGGTCCAGACGAGGTCGCCGAGGCCACGTTGAGTCTCGAGGAGTCTCTAGCTCGCACCTTTTTGGAAGACCGGACGTGCATCGGCGAGGATGACTACGACTATGAACAGCACCTGATTGAGGGCGGAAAGGACCCGAACGCGATATTCCTGTCGAGAGACGGAGTCGTTTCGCGAGTTGGCGATCTCATGAAGGGCGTGATTGGGAGCGAGTCCAATACCGTCTCTGTCGACTTGGGACGTCTCTCCGAGGTGTCAGCTAGCGGCGTCAACTTCTTAAACAACGAATCGTGCGGAGAAGAAATAGACCGAGAGGTGCTCGACCTGCTGGAAAGCGATGAAGAGAACGGAGAGGTCGAAGAAGAGGTCACTATGCTGGACGAAAACCTGTCTGTCTCCATCCAGAAGGTCCATGCAGGTTTGGACGATGACTTTGTTCAACAAGCAAACCGTTCGACGAAAACCGATTTCGACGACGAATGTCCAGATCTTACGACCTCATTCAAGTCCTTCCACACTCCACAAAACGAATCCTCCTTAGATGACCTGGATGACATCGATGACCCAACCTGGAACCCCGACTTGGCGGAGCACAACCGTCTTCAAGCAATGACCGAATTCCAACGACTAACTCACCAAAAAGGATATTCGACAGCTTCCAGCGCGACTCTCGTTCACTCCAACCGCACTCCCTCTTCTACCTGCCTACGCGCCGCGACCGCCCCCGACGCCGCTCCTACCTCCTCCCTCCCTATCGAAAAAAAAATCGCCCAAAACCGCTTCCTATCGACTCTCGCCGACTACGAAAATTCTCAAAGTTCCGAGGAAATTTTGGGGCTGCAGGACATTTCCGTCTACGAGCGCGAGCTGGACGACTTCCTGAGCCAGGCCACCCTGTTGGGACTGAAGCCCGAAACTCAGCAAAAAGGCCCCAGGTCCAGGAGAATCGACAACTCGAGACCAGCGCCCCCCCCAGATGACCGCCATATGCGGCAAACGCACCAAGAGGGGGGCACAAGCGTTCTCGCGAAGGAAAGCGCGAACGACGAAGAAAACAACAACATCACCTCAGACAACTGCTTATCTGGCGACGCCGCAATGGACAGCAGCAGCGGTACGATGACAGATGACAGCAACCACACTACGGCGCCAGATGACGACGGCCAAGGTGATGACGCGTATCTCACCAATTCCTGTTGCTACGAACGCTCGTCAGACTCCGACTCTCTAAGCGATGATCTCCGAGTCGATCACGGTCCTCCTCCCCACTGCGACCCAGCCAACACCGACAATCCCCCGGACGTCGAGTACGTCGAGTGGACCGACCTCGGCGAAAATTCATCTCTCGCGCCCCGCCTGGTCGACGTGACCCAGTACTTGTCCCATCGATTCAGTCTCAGCCGCCAAGGAATTCCGAAATACGTCCTGGAACACGGGAGAAAAAAAAAGCGGCAGCAGCGAAAAATCCAACTGAAACAAATAATGGAATCCGTACTTGAATTCGACTCGTCCAGCAAGGGAACGAACATGGGCGTCGCTCGACCAAAGGGAGAGGACCCAAATGATCGCAAATTGAGAAAGAAAAACTGTAAATCAGAGCGACGCAaacgaagagaagaaaaaaaagttttgaaacaatcatacaaatctgaagaaatgaaacagaagaaactcAGCCAACACCCCCAAGTCGGCGTCACCGTCCTCACACTGTAA
- the LOC126325908 gene encoding uncharacterized protein LOC126325908: MIECHGGDSGFLVNNSTEYTASAGAYSGGRQQHTSLVPVTIRQIQLAQVDTEDYFLIDMQNVSQVRVIGQILSVPFATSNLTHTYIIDDGTAKIDVRVWLHEDADGVLDYHASKKHEWREGVYVVVYGSIKLNANKRSIVASRMKTITDYNEIAHHFIQIIYVHLYNTKKAAGTLDAGNASSAASKKDSYEQYANPYKIQKHSNRQTEDEQLCGETEKKIISLCKNSPQHGISIKQLCDACPNVTQKEMETTLDNLSRVGLVFSTITNHWKAE; this comes from the coding sequence ATGATAGAATGCCACGGAGGTGACTCTGGTTTTCTGGTAAACAACTCCACCGAGTACACGGCTTCTGCCGGCGCTTACTCCGGGGGCCGCCAGCAGCACACGTCCTTAGTTCCCGTCACCATTCGGCAAATCCAACTTGCTCAAGTCGACACCGAAGACTACTTTTTGATAGACATGCAGAACGTGAGCCAAGTCCGCGTGATCGGCCAAATACTCAGCGTCCCCTTTGCCACGTCGAATTTAACTCATACGTACATCATTGACGACGGAACCGCTAAGATCGACGTCCGCGTGTGGCTTCACGAAGACGCCGATGGCGTCCTTGACTACCACGCCAGCAAAAAACACGAGTGGCGAGAAGGAGTGTACGTGGTAGTCTACGGATCCATCAAGTTGAACGCCAACAAGAGGTCTATTGTCGCGTCGCGTATGAAAACCATTACAGACTACAACGAAATCGCTCATCACTTCATCCAGATCATCTACGTTCACCTATACAACACCAAAAAGGCGGCCGGCACCCTCGATGCCGGCAACGCATCGAGCGCAGCTTCGAAGAAGGACTCCTACGAACAGTACGCGAATCCCTACAAGATACAGAAGCACTCAAACCGGCAGACGGAAGACGAGCAATTGTGCGGAGAGACCGAGAAAAAAATCATCAGCCTGTGCAAGAACTCACCTCAACACGGCATCAGCATCAAGCAGCTCTGTGACGCTTGTCCGAACGTGACCCAGAAAGAGATGGAGACCACCCTCGATAACCTGTCGAGAGTGGGGCTAGTTTTCTCGACGATCACCAATCACTGGAaggcagaatga
- the LOC126325948 gene encoding 60S ribosomal export protein NMD3-like codes for METHDWGSQTVAAVACCVCGTQVSPPNPANMCVSCLRCEVDISEGISKQLSIQWCKGCGRYHEPPNRWLKCGLESKELLMFCLRRIKNLNKVRLVDASFVYTEPHSKRLKVKLQCQKQVYQSMIFEQTFVIEYLVSSLFCPECHRYEAGGDENMWTAVVQARQRVAHKRTFLWLEQVILRHAAHSYISSIKVIRDGLDFYFSSLTHAKHFVDFLHAFVPARSSLNKKLVTHDCKSNTYQYKWSIPVELVPVCKEDLVYLSTKQRRNFGGMSPWLLVAKISNVIHLIDPSTLMMREVQPSQFWAQPLHVLATKAQLTEFLVLDVEFASAPLPSSSRNHQLCYVTVARMSDLGRSDAQFQVLSHLGRWIRAGQKVLGYDLETINRASEVPEYSKRRRGSERADEDRPDVILVKRCPSARRGRRNWKLKSLAKEFEVERNMNASDCEKEQEDYEQFLQELEEDAEARKNVCLYKKTGGEARSNAPQKMEVSDAETMEACEHTSEEDGEKWPEISLDELLDDFDSLDVEEK; via the exons ATGGAGACGCATGACTGGGGTTCTCAGACAGTGGCCGCGGT agCATGTTGCGTGTGCGGAACTCAG GTTTCTCCTCCGAACCCGGCGAACATGTGTGTGAGTTGTTTACGTTGCGAAGTAGACATCTCTGAGGGCATTTCGAAGCAGCTGAGCATTCAGTGGTGCAAGGGATGCGGAAGATACCATGAGCCGCCGAATCGCTGGTTGAAGTGTGGTTTAGAGAGCAAGGAGCTGCTGATGTTTTGCCTGAGGCGCATTAAAAATCTCAACAAGGTGAGGCTGGTTGACGCCTCGTTTGTGTACACGGAGCCCCATTCGAAGCGCCTGAAGGTGAAGTTACAGTGCCAAAAGCAGGTGTATCAGTCGATGATATTCGAGCAAACGTTTGTGATTGAATATTTGGTCTCGAGTTTGTTTTGTCCTGAATGTCACAGATATGAAGCAGGCGGGGACGAGAACATGTGGACGGCCGTGGTTCAGGCTCGGCAGCGCGTGGCTCACAAGCGTACTTTTTTGTGGCTGGAGCAAGTGATTTTGCGACATGCCGCTCACTCCTATATATCGTCGATCAAGGTGATTCGAGACGGACTGGATTTTTATTTTTCGTCTTTGACACACGCGAAGCACTTTGtggactttttgcacgcgttcgtgCCGGCGCGCTCCAGCCTGAACAAGAAGCTTGTGACGCACGACTGCAAGAGCAACACGTACCAGTACAAGTGGAGCATTCCGGTCGAGTTGGTTCCGGTTTGCAAAGAGGATTTGGTGTATTTGTCGACGAAGCAGCGTCGTAACTTTGGCGGCATGAGTCCGTGGCTGTTGGTGGCCAAGATATCCAATGTGATTCACCTGATAGATCCCTCGACGTTGATGATGCGGGAGGTGCAGCCGAGCCAGTTTTGGGCTCAGCCGCTTCACGTGTTAGCGACCAAGGCTCAACTGACTGAATTTTTGGTTTTGGATGTAGAATTCGCGTCCGCTCCATTACCGTCTTCTTCTAGAAACCACCAGTTGTGCTACGTCACCGTCGCAAGGATGTCGGACCTGGGCCGGAGCGATGCTCAGTTTCAGGTTTTGTCACATTTGGGAAGATGGATTCGAGCGGGTCAAAAGGTCCTTGGGTACGACTTGGAGACGATCAACAGGGCGTCCGAGGTGCCGGAGTACTCAAAAAGGAGGCGGGGCAGCGAGCGCGCGGACGAGGACCGTCCAGACGTCATACTGGTCAAGAGGTGTCCTTCTGCGAGAAGGGGGAGGAGAAATTGGAAGCTGAAGTCGCTCGCGAAGGAGTTCGAAGTAGAGCGCAACATGAACGCGAGCGACTGCGAAAAAGAGCAAGAGGACTATGAGCAATTTTTGCAGGAGCTGGAAGAAGATGCAGAAGCGCGAAAGAACGTCTGTCTGTACAAAAAAACAGGTGGAGAAGCTCGCTCCAACGCCCCTCAAAAAATGGAGGTGTCCGACGCAGAGACGATGGAAGCGTGCGAGCACACGTCGGAGGAGGATGGGGAGAAGTGGCCGGAAATAAGCTTAGACGAGCTCCTAGACGATTTTGACAGTTTAGACGTAGAGGAGAAGTGA